The following nucleotide sequence is from Campylobacter coli 76339.
AAAATGATCTACCTAAATTAGAAAATATTCCACAATCCTTACTTGATATGCTTCCTTATGAAAAAGATAAGCAGGATAATATTATCAAAGCTTATACTTATGCGAATAACGAATTTGGAAAATTTCTAGACAAGGTAAAACAAAGTTCATTTAAGGATAATGTTATTATAGCAGCAACTGGAGATCATAGAGTGCGTGAAATGAGTATAGATTTAAATTCACAAAAAGCTTTTGCTTATAGCGTACCTTTTTATCTTTATATTCCAAGAGTTTTGCAAAATAATATTTACTATGATAAAAATCGTATAGGATCGCATAAAGATATCTTCCCAACTCTTTATGCTTTAAGTCTAAGTAATGTTAAGTATTTAAGTGTAGGTGGAAGAAATATGTTGGCAGAACCTAGCGATGAAAAGTTAGAGTTTGGAATCAATGGTGTTGTATGGATCGATAAAAAAGGGGTTTATAGTGGTACCAAAGGATATTATTTTGAAAATAATACTACTTTAAAAGATACAAATCAAGCTTTTGATTTAGATGAATATCATAAAAATTTTGCCATACTTTATAGAGAATTAAGTTTATATCAGCTAGCTGAACGGCTAGGTTTAACAAAATAAATTTATATTTTTATTTTAGTAAAAAAGTGATAAAATTTAAGCTTTACAACACAAAGGCTTAGATAATGCAAAATATCCATTTTATCGGTATAGGTGGCATAGGAATTTCCGCTTTAGCAAGATTTTTAAAAGAAAAAGGTTTTAATATAAGCGGAAGCGATCTTAAAGAAAGTAAAATTACCAAAGAACTTGAAAAAGAAGGTGTGGAGGTAAAAATTCCACATCATAAGGACAATATTTTAGGTAAGGATTTGGTGATTTATTCTGCTGCCATCAAAGAAGAAAATCCTGAATTTAAATATGCCAAAGAATTAAATATCAAATGTCTTTCGCGAAAAGAAGCTTTACCGCTGATTTTAGAAGATAAGCGCGTTTTTGCAGTAGCGGGTGCGCATGGAAAAAGCACTACTTCAAGCATTTTAGCTTCCTTGATAGAGGATGCTTCTGTGATTATCGGGGCGATTTTGAAAGAATTTGGCTCAAATATGATCTATAAAGAAAGTGAAAATTTGATTTTTGAAGCGGATGAAAGTGACAGCTCTTTTTTAAATTCAAATCCTTTTTTGGCTATTGTTACCAATGCAGAAGCAGAGCATTTGGATCATTATGGTAATGAAGTTTGCAGACTTCACAAGGCTTATGATGATTTTTTAGATTTGGCTAAAATTCGCGTGATTAACGCAGAAGACGAGTATTTAAAGGAGTATAAACAAGAGGCTATTAGGCTTTACCCAAGTAAAGACATTAAAAATATCACTATGTATATAGAAAATTTCAAACCTTTTACGAGTTTTGAGTTAAAAAATTTTGGAAGATTTGGTGTTTTTGGTATGGGAGAGCATATTGCTATTGATGCAGCTTTAGCGATTTTAGCGGCATTAAATTATGAAAATATAGAAAATATCCGCAAGAATTTAAAAAAATACCAAGGCATTAAAAAACGCTTTGATATCTTACATGCTGATGAAAGCTTAGCGTTAATCGATGATTATGGACATCACCCAACCGAGATAAAAGCCACTTTAAATGCTGCTAAGGAATACGCAAAACTAGCAGGATATAAAAAGATCGTAGCTATTTTTGAGCCTCATCGTTATACGCGTTTAGCTACAAATTTAAATGAATTTGCCAAAGCCTTTGAAGGAGTTGATGAGCTTGTGATTTTACCTGTATATAGCGCAGGAGAAGAAAAAATAGAACTTGATTTAAAAGCAGTTTTTCCTAAGGCTTTATTTGTAGAAGATATCAAAAGAGAGGGAAAATTTTTAGTCGCTTCTAAGGGGCAAGTTTTTGATGAAGGTTTGATTATAGGTTTTGGTGCGGGAGATATCAGCAACAAATTAAGGCAACAAAATGAGTAAAGTTTTACTTTATGTCTTAATAATCCTCATTTTGGCACTTATCGCATTTTCCTTGCGTAAAAAATTAGGCAAGCATGCGAAAACTTTGTTTGGTATTTTGCTTGTAGTTTTTATCTTTTTGGCTGTCTTGTTTGAAGTAAGAAATTCACAAAAAAGCCATTTGAGAAATGATATCATCGTTGCTTTTAATCAAAACAAAAATATTTTATGTAAAGATATGAATATCTCTAAAGCTTATTTTAATTACGAATTTGGAACAGGAAGCTTTATATCAAAGGATAATAATCAAAGCTTTAATTCGTTGATTATTGATATTAAAGATTGTAGGTTAAGCGATGAATGAGATTAAAGAAGAATTACTTTTAAAGCTTGATTTAAATACTTATTTGCATGAATTTAAGTCTTGTTTTGCAAGAGATAAAGAAATTTTCTTACAGGGGGATTCTCACCTTCATTTTAAGCGTATCAATGAGCTTTGCGAGACTGAATTTCCAAATTTGCCTGAGCTTTCAAATTTGGATAAAGCTTTGGTACATTTAAGTAAACAAGGGGTTTTGCATTTAGATGAGATTTTTGAATTTGTAAAAATTTTTCGCTATTTTGAAAAGATCAAAAAACTTAATTTAGGCAGCAATTTAAATTCATGGCTTGAAAAGATCGAATTTGTCAATGGAATTTTAGATCTTTGTGAAAAATTTGATGAAAAGGGTGAGTTAAAAGAAAGCTTAGATGAAAGATTGATAAATATCAATACAGCTCTAAGACTTAAAAATGAAGCAGTTGTAGCCGAATTTAAAAAATATTGCTACACAAAGTCTTTAATGCCTTATCTAATCGATACTCAAGTACACCTTATAAACAGTCTTGAAGCCTTGCTTGTAAGAGGGGGATTTAACCACGCTATAAAAGCTAAAATCATAGGCAGAAGTAGCGGGGGAGGATTTTACATCGTTCCGCTTAGTGTTGAAAATTTGCAAAATGACATAGAAAAAATCAAAAATCAAAAAGAAGAGATCTACTATGAATATGCCAAAAATTTCTCTACATTTTTAGCAAAAAATTTAGCTTTTTTAAAATTTATCAACAATGCTTTTGATCTTTTCGATCATTATAGTGCTAGGGTTTTGTTAGCTAAGAGAAAAGACTATGAATTCGTTTTATGTGATAATAGCAATAAAATCATACTTAAAGATTTTGCCCATCCTGCTTTAAAAAATCCTAAAAGCGTGAGTTTGGATTTTAGTAAGCAAGTTTTGATCATCACGGGTGTTAATGCGGGCGGAAAATCCATGCTTTTAAAGTCTTTATTGAGTGCGGCATTTTTAGCCAAACATCTTTTGCCTATGCAGATAAAATCTAGCCAAAGTAAAATAGGCTCTTTTAAGGAATTTGATGCCATTATAGAAGATCCGCAAAATGTTAAAAATGATATTTCAACCTTTGCAGGAAGAATGCTTCATTTTTCTAAGCTTTTTTCTAAAAAAAGCTTGCTTTTAGGTATTGATGAGATAGAACTTGGGACAGATTTTGAAGAGGCGGCTTGTTTGTATAGTGTGCTTATTTCAAGATTGATAGATAGTGGGCTTAAGATCATTATCACCACGCACCATAAACGCCTTGCCATGCTTTTAGCAAAAAATGAGCAAGTTGAACTTATCGCTGCCTTGTATGATGAGGAGCTTTCGCGCCCAAAATACGAGTTTTTAAAAGGCACCATAGGAAAATCTTATGCTTTTGAAACAGCTTTGCGTTACCAAATTCCTTCAAATTTAGTCAGCGAAGCTAAAAAACTTTATGGAGAGGATAAAGAAAACTTAGAAGAGCTTGTGGGAAAAAATATCAATTTAGAATTAGAACTTAAAACCAAGCTTGAAAGCGTAGAAAAAAAAGAGCAAAAAGTGGATGAAATTTTACTTTCTTTAAAAGATCAAAAAGAAAAAAATGAGCAAGAATTTCGTGATAATCTAAGAAATTTAGAATTTAAATTCCATAAGGCCATAGAAGAGGCTAAAAAAACCATTCATCTTAAAGATACAAAAGAAAAACAAAGAAGCTTAAATAAAGCCAATGAGCTTAAAAAAGAAATCATTCTACCGAGTATGGAACAAAATGAAGAATTACGCGTGGGTGATTTTGTAAAATATGAAAAAATCAAAGGAAAAATCGTAGCCATTTCTAAAAATGATGCCATGGTTGAAAGCGATGGGATTAAACTTCGCGTGCCTTTAAAGCTTCTTAAAAAAAGCGGAGCGATACAGCAAAAAGTGGCAAAAACAAGTATCAGTGTAACAAAGCCTAGTAATCTAAGCGTGAGTTTGGATTTGCATGGACTTAGGAGTGATGAGGCTATTGCTAGACTTGATAAATTTATTTCAGATGCTTTGATAGCGGGATTTGACGAGGTTTTAATCTATCATGGCATAGGCACAGGAAAGCTTGCTTTTGCAGTAAGGGAATTTTTAAAAACACATAAGAGTGTAAAAAGTTTTCAAGATGCACCTATTAATCAAGGCGGCTTTGGTGCTAAAGTGGTGAGATTGTAATAGCTTATGTTAAATTTTAAAAAATTCAAGGCTTAAAATGAAAAACATTATGATACTAAGTGGAGCGGGTTTGTCTGCTCCAAGTGGGCTTAAAACTTTTAGAGATAACGATGGGCTTTGGGAAGAATACGATGTAATGGAGGTTTGCTCTGCTACAGGCTTTAGAAAAAATCCTAAAAAAGTGCTTGATTTTTATGACGCAAGAAGAGTCCAACTTCAAAGTGTAAAGCCAAATTATGCCCATGAAAAAATCGCACAATTAAAAGAAAAATGGGGTAAAAATCTTTTCATCCTTACGCAAAATGTTGATGATTTATTAGAGCGTGCAGGCTGCAGGGAAGTGGTGCATTTACATGGTTTTTTACCTGAGCTTCGCTGTTTATCCTGTGATGAAATTTTTAATATAGGCTATGAAAAAATCGCTAATAAACAATGCCCAAAATGTAAAAGCCAAAATTTAAGACACAATATAGTCATGTTTGAAGAGCAGGCTCCTGCTTATGCTACGCTTTATTCTTTGCTTCATCAAACTTCATTATTTATTAGCATAGGCACAAGCGGGGCGGTTTTACCTGTGGGGCAGTATGCTTCAATGTGTGAAAAAAGTATTTTAAATATTTATGAAAAAGATGTGAATTTGGAGCAATATTTTGATAAAATCTACACCGAAGATATAATCAGCGCTATAGATAAAATCGCACTGGATATTGAAAATTTTATGAAAGATGGCAATGTTTGATTCTTTTTTAAATGGTTTATTTTTGGGTTTTGGGGTAAGTGTTCCTTTTGGGCCTATAAATATTTTGATTTTAACCTATGCTTTAAAGGCTTTTAAAAATTCAATAGCGGTGGGTTTGGGTGCATTTAGTGTGGATTTGCTCTATTTGCTTTTGTTGCAATTTGGACTTTTAAATTTCTTGGATAATGTGATTTTTATGCGTGCTTTGGCTATTTTTGGTTTTTGTTTTTTAAGCTATATGGCTTATTTGATGTTAAAAAAGAAAAATGAAGATTTGCATTTAGATCAGCATAAAGATTTTAAAGAAAGTCTTTTGAAAAGCTATATTAAGGGTATCATTTTAAATGGCTCTAATCCTTATGTGATAGGGTTTTGGCTCAGTGCTACAGGTATAGTTTTAAACAATCAACACGCTTATTCTACGATACTAGGACTTGTCGTTGCTATTCTTTTTTGGATAGGAACCTTAGCCTTTGTTGTCGCAAAATACAGCTATCTTTTTAGTGCAAAGGTGATTCGCATCATTAATATAGTTTCAGCTTTGATTATAGAGTATTTCGCTCTAAGTTTATTATATAAAACTTTTATAGGATAAAAAATGAATGCAAAAGAATTATTGATCGAACTTTTAAAATTTAAATCCATTACGCCTGAAGATGATGGCGCTTTAAATTTCATCGCCTTAGAACTCAGTGATTTTGAGGCTTTTTTTATAGAAAAAGAAGGGATTAAAAATCTCTTGCTTACTAAGAAATTTAACGATGAGGGCGAGCATTTGGCTTTTGGAGGACATGTGGATGTCGTTCCTGCGGGCGAGGGTTGGAAAAATGATCCTTTTGAGCCTTTAGAAGAAGAAGGTTTTATCTATGCAAGGGGTACACAGGACATGAAAAGCGGTGTGGCTGCTTTTATCGATGCTGTAAAAGATGTTAATTTTAAAGGAGGAAGATTAAGTCTTGTTTTAACAAGTGATGAAGAAGGCGAGGCAAAATACGGAACAAAAGCTGTTTTAGAATGGATGAAAGAAAAAAATATGCTCCCTGATTATGCTGTGGTTGCTGAACCTACTTGTGTAAAAAAAATGGGCGATAGTATCAAAATAGGGCGTCGTGGTTCTATCAATGGCAAGCTTTTGATACGTGGAAAACAAGGTCATGCAGCTTATCCTGAAAAATGTATCAATCCTGTGCATGATTTCGCACCGGTTTTAAAACTTTTAGCGGGTTTTGATCTTGATCCAGGTAGTGCTGAATTTAGCCCTTCAAAAATCGTTATAACCGATATTCGTGGGGGTATGCAAGTAAGCAATGTCACTCCAAATGATTTAAGACTTATGTTTAATGTTCGCAATTCTCCTGATACAAATTTAGAAGATGTAAGAGCTTATGTGGAAAAAATTTGCCACGGTTTAAATTATGAGCTAGAATTAACGCAATCAAGCGAACCTTTTTTAACAAGCATTGATAATAAAATCGTGCAAAAAATGAATGAAAGTGTGCAAAAAATCACTCATGAGGTACCAGAGCTTAACACCAAAGGCGGTACAAGTGATGCAAGGTATTTTGCAAAATACGGTGTAAAGGTGGTTGAATTTGGCGTTTGCAACGATAGAATTCACGCTATTGATGAGAGAGTAAGTGTGGAAGAATTTGAAAAACTTTGTCTTGTTTTTAGAGATTTGGTGGAGAATTTTTAAGAGTTTGAGATAATTAAAGAAATTTAAAATAGCAAATATGTTTGATAAATTTTCAAATTTGGCAAGATAAAGAGATTGTTTAAAAATAAGCTTTGTAAAAAATAAAAAATTAGAGTTTTTAGATAAAGCAGCAAAAGCATTAAAGAAAGAATTTAGAGTAGCCTCTCGTTTAAGAGTACCTCGCAGCTATCGGCAAGTTAGCCCTCTAAATTGATATTATTATAACAGATAAAACATAAATTGCAATTAAATCAGGGGTGTAAAGTGAGTTTTTCTTTGCAAGATATTGAATACGAAAGAATTAAAACTTTATTTTCTAATTTTCCAAATTTATTAAATAAAGATTTTGAAATTCGCATGAAAAAAGCTCTTGGTGTATTGCATTTTGATTATTTATGGGGTGCTTGCAAGGAAGCAGAAAAAATTCTAGCAAAATACAAACAAGATAACTTATTTGATTTGATTATGCGAATATATACAAAAAAGAGAAAAACTCATCAAGCTAATTTTTTACTTTTACATTGTTTTGAAAATGCGTTGCGTAGTACATTGTGTGTTAAAATAGCAAATTTATACAATGTAAATAATAGCGACTCATGGTTTTTAAATCAAAACCCTAATTCTTATGGATTGAGTAATATTTTAAGACTTTTTAATAAAAGAAAAAGTCATTTAAAAGGTAGAAATGCACAAAATTCTTGGGAGGCATTTGATTGTTTTTATCTTGTGGATTTGGAAGATATCATCAGTACTCATTGGAGCGAATTTGCCCCCATTTTTAAAAATGAAAAAAGCTATAAAGGGCAAAATTTACCAAGCTATGGTACAAAGGAGCATTTGTTAATTAAACTCAGTCAAATCAGAAAAGCAAGAAATGAAATTTTTCACAATAAACCTACGAAAATAAAATTTCGTAAAGATTTGGAAATATTACTTTTGCGTTTAGATTATAATCTAGAAGATGCTATTAAGATCGGTGAAATTTCAAGTGCTATACAATTAAAATATCATTATTAGAAATTTATAAAATACATAAAGCCTAAAGAACATAAAAAAGTAAAAATCAACTAGCATTAAAATTTTAAGCAAAAAGATCAAAATATATATAAAAAAGTTTGAATTTAAGGAAAAAATCTAAAGAATTATTAGATAATGCAAAAAACAAAATAAAAGAGCAAATTCAAGGAAAATTATGATTATCAACGGAGAAAAATTTGAGCTTAAAGAGCTTAAATTTATGGATTTTATCAAAGAAAAGGGTTTTAAAATCGAACTTATCGCCTTAGAATTAAATGGAGAGATTATACCTAAAAGTGAATTTGAAAATTTGATTTTAAAAGAAGACGATAAAGCGGAAATCGTGAGTTTTGTAGGGGGTGGCTGATGAGAATTAAATTCAATGGTAAAGAACTAGATACAGAATTTAGCACTAGTTTGGATTTTTTCAAAAGTGTAAGCAAAAATGAAAATGATGTGTGGATTGTCAATGGTTTTGCAACGAAAGAAAATATAAAAATTCACGAAAATGATGAGCTTTTTTGCATAGAAAGAAATACCTTGCCCCCAAAGGATGCTTTAGATGCGATGATGAGGGCAAGACACACTCCAAAACTTCACGATAAGCTTAAAAATGGGCGCGTGGCGGTTTGTGGTTTGGGTGGGCTTGGCTCACATATAGCGATAAATTTAGCAAGAAGCGGTGTGGGGTATTTAAAGCTGATTGATTTTGATGTGGTTGAGCCTAGCAATCTCAATCGCCAAGCTTACCGCGTAAGTGATTTGGGAAAATTTAAAACCGAGGCTTTAAAAGAGCAAATCAGTGAAATAAATCCTTATATCAAAACTGAAATTTGTACTTTAAAAATCGATGAAGAGAATTTGCCCGATTTGTTTAAAGATATGGATATAGTTTGCGAGGCTTTTGATGGCGCGCTTGCAAAGGCTATGATAGCGCAAAATTTTCATAGATTTTATAAAGATACTACTTTAATCTGTGCTTCAGGGCTTGCAGGATATGGCGATAGCAATAGCATACAAACAAGAAAAATCGCTAAAAATTTCTATGTATGCGGGGATTTGGTAAATGGTGCTAAAGTGGGAAATGGACTTATGGCACCGCGTGTAAATATTTGCGCTGGACATCAAAGCAATCTTGTCTTAGAGCTTTTAGCAGATAAGGAGTAAAAAATGCAAGAAAATTTAAAAAATGATAGCTTAAAAATAGGAAAATATGAATTTAAATCAAGATTTATTTTAGGATCAGGAAAGTATTCTTTAGAGCTTATAAAATCAGCCATAGAAGAAGCCAAAGCAGAAATCATCACACTGGCTTTGCGCCGTGCAAATACGGGTGAGATTGCTAATATACTTGATTATATCCCTAAAAATATAACCCTCTTGCCTAATACTTCAGGAGCTAGAAATGCTGATGAAGCTTTGCGCATCGCAAGACTTTCTAGAGAGCTTGGCTGTGGAGAGCTTATAAAGATAGAGGTTATAGGCGATAGTAAGTATTTGCTGCCTGATAATTATGAAACCATTAAGGCTTGTGAACTTTTAGCAAAAGAAGGCTTTACCCCTTTGCCTTATATGCATGCTGATCTTTATGCAGCTAGAGCTATGCGCGATGCAGGGGCTGCAGCTATCATGCCTTTAGCAGCACCTATTGGGAGTAATAAAGGCTTGTGTGCTAAGGAATTTATACAAATTTTACTTAATGAGATCGATTTGCCTATCATTGTAGATGCAGGTATTGGAACTCCTGCGCAAGCGTGCGAGGCTATGCAAATGGGAGTAAGTGCAGTGATGGCAAATACAGCTATAGCTGAAGCAAAGGATATTGCTTTGATGGCAAAAGCATTTTCTTTGGCTATACAGGCTGGAAGAGCGGGTTATCTAGCAGGTTTAGCAAGCGTGAGCGAAGCTAAGGCTAGTTCTCCATTAACAGGCTTTTTAAGGGATTGATTATGCAAGATTATATGCAGTATTTACCCCATATGCAAGAGATAAAAAGCGATATTTTATCTAAGGTTTTAGATGAAATTCAAAATTATGATGAAACAAAATACAGTGCTAAAGAAGTGCAAGAGGCTTTAAATGCTACACATTTGAGCATTGAGAATTTAAAAGCTTTGCTTTCAAGTGCGGCTGAAGATTTTATAGAAGAATTAGCTTTTAAGTCGGCTAAAACCAAGCAAAAATATTTTGGAAATTCTATCTCGCTTTTTACTCCACTTTATTTGTCAAATTATTGTAATTCTAAATGTGTTTATTGTGGTTTTCAAAAAGGAAATAAAATCGCAAGAGCCAAGCTGAGTGAAGATGAAATTCATGAAGAAATGCAAGCTATTGCTAAAACAGGTTTGCAAGAAATTCTAATGTTAACAGGCGAAGGAAGAGAGTTTGCAAGCGTAGAATACATCGCAAAAGCTTGCAAGATAGCTAGGCAGTATTTTAAGGTTGTAGGTGTTGAAATTTATCCTATGAATGAGGATGAGTATAAAATTTTGCATAAAAATGGCTGTGATTATGTAACCATTTTTCAAGAAACTTACAATCCTTTAAAGTATTCTAAAATTCATTTAGGGGGTGAAAAGCGTATTTTTCCTTATCGTTTTAATGGGCAAGAAAGAGCCTTAAGAGCGGGTATGCGAGGAGTAGCTTTTGCAGCACTTTTGGGGATTGATGATTTTAGAAAAGATGCACTTGCAACAGCTCTTCATGCGTATTTTTTACAAAAGGCTTATCCACATGCTGAAATTTCTATTTCAGTACCTCGTTTAAGACCTATTATCAATAATGCTAAAATTCACCCCAAAGATGTAAGCGAAAAACGTCTTTTGCAAGTGCTTTGTGCTTATAGACTTTTTTTGCCTTTTGCAGGTATTACTATATCAAGTCGTGAAAGAGTAGGCTTTAGAGATGAGGTTGTAAAACTTGGAGCGACAAAAATGAGCGCAGGAGTAAGCGTGGGTATAGGAGAGCATAAGGGCGAGAAAAAAGGTGATGGGCAATTTGAAATTTCAGATGATCGAGGCGTGGATGAAATTTTAGCTATGCTTAAAAACTCAAATTTGCAAGCTGTGATGAGCGATAGTATTTATGTGGGATAAAAAAATCATTGCCATAAGCGATAGAAAATGCGTGGAGATAGACTTTCTAAAACAAGTAGAAAAGCTTGCTAAATCAGGCATAGATGCTTTTGTGCTTAGAGAGAAGGATTTGAGTGAATTTGAGTATTATGATTTGGCTAAAGAGGTTTTAGCTATTTGTGCTAAACATAAAACAACTTGTTTTTTGCATTTTTTCGATAGAGAGTGTTTAAAGTTAGGGCACCGCTATTTTCATGCGCCACTTGCATTGCTAAGACAAGAGCCAAAGATGAGTAAGTATTTTCATATGATAGGCACTTCAGTACATAGCAAAGAAGAACTTTTAGAAGCAATGAATTATGGGGTAAATTATGCTTTTGTGGG
It contains:
- a CDS encoding Sulfur carrier protein ThiS; this encodes MIINGEKFELKELKFMDFIKEKGFKIELIALELNGEIIPKSEFENLILKEDDKAEIVSFVGGG
- a CDS encoding Thiazole biosynthesis protein ThiG, translating into MQENLKNDSLKIGKYEFKSRFILGSGKYSLELIKSAIEEAKAEIITLALRRANTGEIANILDYIPKNITLLPNTSGARNADEALRIARLSRELGCGELIKIEVIGDSKYLLPDNYETIKACELLAKEGFTPLPYMHADLYAARAMRDAGAAAIMPLAAPIGSNKGLCAKEFIQILLNEIDLPIIVDAGIGTPAQACEAMQMGVSAVMANTAIAEAKDIALMAKAFSLAIQAGRAGYLAGLASVSEAKASSPLTGFLRD
- a CDS encoding N-succinyl-L,L-diaminopimelate desuccinylase is translated as MNAKELLIELLKFKSITPEDDGALNFIALELSDFEAFFIEKEGIKNLLLTKKFNDEGEHLAFGGHVDVVPAGEGWKNDPFEPLEEEGFIYARGTQDMKSGVAAFIDAVKDVNFKGGRLSLVLTSDEEGEAKYGTKAVLEWMKEKNMLPDYAVVAEPTCVKKMGDSIKIGRRGSINGKLLIRGKQGHAAYPEKCINPVHDFAPVLKLLAGFDLDPGSAEFSPSKIVITDIRGGMQVSNVTPNDLRLMFNVRNSPDTNLEDVRAYVEKICHGLNYELELTQSSEPFLTSIDNKIVQKMNESVQKITHEVPELNTKGGTSDARYFAKYGVKVVEFGVCNDRIHAIDERVSVEEFEKLCLVFRDLVENF
- a CDS encoding Sulfur carrier protein adenylyltransferase ThiF, which gives rise to MRIKFNGKELDTEFSTSLDFFKSVSKNENDVWIVNGFATKENIKIHENDELFCIERNTLPPKDALDAMMRARHTPKLHDKLKNGRVAVCGLGGLGSHIAINLARSGVGYLKLIDFDVVEPSNLNRQAYRVSDLGKFKTEALKEQISEINPYIKTEICTLKIDEENLPDLFKDMDIVCEAFDGALAKAMIAQNFHRFYKDTTLICASGLAGYGDSNSIQTRKIAKNFYVCGDLVNGAKVGNGLMAPRVNICAGHQSNLVLELLADKE
- a CDS encoding Recombination inhibitory protein MutS2, which encodes MNEIKEELLLKLDLNTYLHEFKSCFARDKEIFLQGDSHLHFKRINELCETEFPNLPELSNLDKALVHLSKQGVLHLDEIFEFVKIFRYFEKIKKLNLGSNLNSWLEKIEFVNGILDLCEKFDEKGELKESLDERLININTALRLKNEAVVAEFKKYCYTKSLMPYLIDTQVHLINSLEALLVRGGFNHAIKAKIIGRSSGGGFYIVPLSVENLQNDIEKIKNQKEEIYYEYAKNFSTFLAKNLAFLKFINNAFDLFDHYSARVLLAKRKDYEFVLCDNSNKIILKDFAHPALKNPKSVSLDFSKQVLIITGVNAGGKSMLLKSLLSAAFLAKHLLPMQIKSSQSKIGSFKEFDAIIEDPQNVKNDISTFAGRMLHFSKLFSKKSLLLGIDEIELGTDFEEAACLYSVLISRLIDSGLKIIITTHHKRLAMLLAKNEQVELIAALYDEELSRPKYEFLKGTIGKSYAFETALRYQIPSNLVSEAKKLYGEDKENLEELVGKNINLELELKTKLESVEKKEQKVDEILLSLKDQKEKNEQEFRDNLRNLEFKFHKAIEEAKKTIHLKDTKEKQRSLNKANELKKEIILPSMEQNEELRVGDFVKYEKIKGKIVAISKNDAMVESDGIKLRVPLKLLKKSGAIQQKVAKTSISVTKPSNLSVSLDLHGLRSDEAIARLDKFISDALIAGFDEVLIYHGIGTGKLAFAVREFLKTHKSVKSFQDAPINQGGFGAKVVRL
- a CDS encoding membrane protein is translated as MSKVLLYVLIILILALIAFSLRKKLGKHAKTLFGILLVVFIFLAVLFEVRNSQKSHLRNDIIVAFNQNKNILCKDMNISKAYFNYEFGTGSFISKDNNQSFNSLIIDIKDCRLSDE
- a CDS encoding membrane protein, with the translated sequence MFDSFLNGLFLGFGVSVPFGPINILILTYALKAFKNSIAVGLGAFSVDLLYLLLLQFGLLNFLDNVIFMRALAIFGFCFLSYMAYLMLKKKNEDLHLDQHKDFKESLLKSYIKGIILNGSNPYVIGFWLSATGIVLNNQHAYSTILGLVVAILFWIGTLAFVVAKYSYLFSAKVIRIINIVSALIIEYFALSLLYKTFIG
- a CDS encoding NAD-dependent protein deacetylase of SIR2 family, translating into MKNIMILSGAGLSAPSGLKTFRDNDGLWEEYDVMEVCSATGFRKNPKKVLDFYDARRVQLQSVKPNYAHEKIAQLKEKWGKNLFILTQNVDDLLERAGCREVVHLHGFLPELRCLSCDEIFNIGYEKIANKQCPKCKSQNLRHNIVMFEEQAPAYATLYSLLHQTSLFISIGTSGAVLPVGQYASMCEKSILNIYEKDVNLEQYFDKIYTEDIISAIDKIALDIENFMKDGNV
- a CDS encoding Thiamin-phosphate pyrophosphorylase; its protein translation is MWDKKIIAISDRKCVEIDFLKQVEKLAKSGIDAFVLREKDLSEFEYYDLAKEVLAICAKHKTTCFLHFFDRECLKLGHRYFHAPLALLRQEPKMSKYFHMIGTSVHSKEELLEAMNYGVNYAFVGHIFESSCKKDLEPRGLEFLNSLLSFSQIPLYAIGGINVQNIASFKDINVAGVCMREVLMREKNVKKYLVECKRNLL
- a CDS encoding UDP-N-acetylmuramate--alanine ligase is translated as MQNIHFIGIGGIGISALARFLKEKGFNISGSDLKESKITKELEKEGVEVKIPHHKDNILGKDLVIYSAAIKEENPEFKYAKELNIKCLSRKEALPLILEDKRVFAVAGAHGKSTTSSILASLIEDASVIIGAILKEFGSNMIYKESENLIFEADESDSSFLNSNPFLAIVTNAEAEHLDHYGNEVCRLHKAYDDFLDLAKIRVINAEDEYLKEYKQEAIRLYPSKDIKNITMYIENFKPFTSFELKNFGRFGVFGMGEHIAIDAALAILAALNYENIENIRKNLKKYQGIKKRFDILHADESLALIDDYGHHPTEIKATLNAAKEYAKLAGYKKIVAIFEPHRYTRLATNLNEFAKAFEGVDELVILPVYSAGEEKIELDLKAVFPKALFVEDIKREGKFLVASKGQVFDEGLIIGFGAGDISNKLRQQNE
- a CDS encoding Thiazole biosynthesis protein ThiH — encoded protein: MQDYMQYLPHMQEIKSDILSKVLDEIQNYDETKYSAKEVQEALNATHLSIENLKALLSSAAEDFIEELAFKSAKTKQKYFGNSISLFTPLYLSNYCNSKCVYCGFQKGNKIARAKLSEDEIHEEMQAIAKTGLQEILMLTGEGREFASVEYIAKACKIARQYFKVVGVEIYPMNEDEYKILHKNGCDYVTIFQETYNPLKYSKIHLGGEKRIFPYRFNGQERALRAGMRGVAFAALLGIDDFRKDALATALHAYFLQKAYPHAEISISVPRLRPIINNAKIHPKDVSEKRLLQVLCAYRLFLPFAGITISSRERVGFRDEVVKLGATKMSAGVSVGIGEHKGEKKGDGQFEISDDRGVDEILAMLKNSNLQAVMSDSIYVG